In Nitrosococcus halophilus Nc 4, the genomic stretch GGATTGAGGCGGATAGGAAACCCCGCCTGGAAGGGGAGGGGGAGCAGCAGCGGCTGGTGGTGCCGGGAAACCAGGAGCAGGTGTGGGGGCGGGTACGCAACTTTTGGCTTGAAAATGGCCTTGAGATCAAGGCTGAAGATATTCGCATTGGTTTCATGGATGCTACCGGTCCCTCTGAGCAGGACAATTACCGGGTACGGATTGAACGGGGAGAAGTGCCTCAGTCTACTGTTGTTTTTTTAAAGCAGCATACGGCTACTCCCGATCCCAGGCAGGAAGAAACCATACTTCGAAAATTAGCCGAGTATCTAGGAGCCCTGCATGCCCAGGATCTGGCCCGGGCTGAACAGGGCGGTCAGCAAACTGTTTCCAGTCCTAGCCGTGTTAGCATGCTTGATGGGGGCGCGGCCATGCAGATGGCCCAAGATTTTTCTCGCGCCTGGCGTCGGTTGGGATTAGTGCTGGATCGCAAAGGCTTTGCGGTAGAAGATCAGAACCGTTCCCGGGGTATTTATTATATCCGTTACGAGGATCCTTTTAGGCAGCAACAAGAAGAGGATTCGGGGTGGCTCTCCAAGTTGGCTTTTTGGGATACCATGGGAGACCAAGATGAGCAGGGCCGCTATCAGATCAAGTTGATCTCAGACGGCGCAGTCACCCGGGTGATTATCCTGGATGCGGAAGGGCGGCGTGACGAGTCGGAAACGGCCAAGCGCTTATTATCCTTACTAGGCGAGCAGTTGACTGAATAAAAAGGGAAATTCATGTCAGTAGAGAAACAATCTGAACTTTATTCGGGCAAGGCTAAGACGGTTTATAAAACGGATGATCCTGCCCGGTTGATTTTGCATTTTCGTGATGACACTTCAGCCTTTGATGGTCAGAAGATTGAGCAATTCAGCCGCAAGGGAGAAATCAATAACAAGTTTAACGCCTTTATTATGGAAAAGTTGGCGGCGGCGGGTATTCCGACCCATTTTGAGCGTCTTCTGAGCGCGCAAGAATCACTGGTTAAGCATTTGGAGATGTTTCCCGTTGAATGTGTTGTGCGCAATATTTCCACGGGTAGCCTGTGCCGGCGGTTGGGGGTGCAAGAGGGGCTGGATTTAGAGCCTCCCGTGTTTGAATTCTTTCTTAAAAATGATGCGCTCCACGATCCGATGATTAACGAGTATCATATTTGCACCTTCGGTTGGGCCTCTATGGAGCAGGTCGAGCGGATGAAAGAATATACTTTTAAAATCAACGACATTTTAAAGTCATTATTCTTGGGTGCGGGCCTGTTGTTAGTCGATTACAAGCTAGAGTTTGGGGATTACCAGGGTCAGGTCGTGTTAGGTGACGAATTTACCCTCGATGGTTGCCGCCTTTGGGATGTGGAAACTCGGGAGAAATTGGATAAGGACCGATTTCGTCAAGGGCTAG encodes the following:
- the purC gene encoding phosphoribosylaminoimidazolesuccinocarboxamide synthase, translating into MSVEKQSELYSGKAKTVYKTDDPARLILHFRDDTSAFDGQKIEQFSRKGEINNKFNAFIMEKLAAAGIPTHFERLLSAQESLVKHLEMFPVECVVRNISTGSLCRRLGVQEGLDLEPPVFEFFLKNDALHDPMINEYHICTFGWASMEQVERMKEYTFKINDILKSLFLGAGLLLVDYKLEFGDYQGQVVLGDEFTLDGCRLWDVETREKLDKDRFRQGLGGVVEAYEEVARRLGTPL
- the bamC gene encoding outer membrane protein assembly factor BamC; translation: MVAVALGGCSAFSVLDEVVPDNTKEYRKAETLPPLDIPPDLSADAIRDDVMDDSGGTATYLEYQEQARNPLMDIYGIEADRKPRLEGEGEQQRLVVPGNQEQVWGRVRNFWLENGLEIKAEDIRIGFMDATGPSEQDNYRVRIERGEVPQSTVVFLKQHTATPDPRQEETILRKLAEYLGALHAQDLARAEQGGQQTVSSPSRVSMLDGGAAMQMAQDFSRAWRRLGLVLDRKGFAVEDQNRSRGIYYIRYEDPFRQQQEEDSGWLSKLAFWDTMGDQDEQGRYQIKLISDGAVTRVIILDAEGRRDESETAKRLLSLLGEQLTE